A section of the Streptomyces sp. CG1 genome encodes:
- a CDS encoding PEP/pyruvate-binding domain-containing protein, producing MTTRTAKSAAAPEGAGGTHDSPHGELTVVLGRSEKTDERQLGGKAARLSELMDAGLPVPPAFCLTTGLFELFLTESGLSARIRGRSAEEVRALIAGSELPAPVRDPVLAAYAELGRPRVAVRSSAVKEDSAGQSFAGQHDTVLDIAGDEALLDAVKTCWASLWSDRAAVYRERAEDPGAMAVVVQQMIHPDAAGVLFTTDPTSRDPHRMVVEACWGLGEGLVAGRVTADLFVVDDRTLQVVEERIRHKVTKCVPLEPGRVGIAKVDAAARNSPCLTADRLTELAALAVRVREYYGTEQDIEWVVQDERLHLLQARPITTAAPAAASRSPYITPVSPEISRNTLWSRMDIGEIFTGVMTPLGQSFAQYYQMNVHADCASAVGVRDPGPVALHMGYLQGHVYLNISYTAYMLGQCLPTRDQRHFTARFVSEEVDLADYRNPFGRFPGGAEDVKALLYWAKHTAKEMAGMKKRSKEMVAARLYQFDRARRIDLERLDRRELNAELTRHLGWFHDMHVGYMPYYINAFGFYGVLAELCPKWLGSAGENLQNRVKTDMSSLRTVESARDLWVLAQAAKDRPRVMRIIRESPLEQIVDKLQGDQEGRAFWHDHVEEFLRVNGTRGRQEMELTHPRWIDDPSYVFQMIRRYAEDGFSIDEILERSRAYQDGDAATVLQQLPVAKRKVIEKVISLYVLCSELRETTRMSMVTSIWLVRNVVYEVGRRLVEEGVLHSLDEVAFVDFADVLRYLDSDVDASAVFSRQRLDEARRLVRHHDRLPEPPLTIIGEYDPARAPTRAADSSGAGRERLEGLGAGPGRVVGRARVIEDLVWQADEFKADEIIVARFTDASWTPLFAIAGGVVTDIGSMLSHSSIVAREFNVPSVVNTKHATERITTGDLIAVDGDAGVVEILEDKETEL from the coding sequence ATGACAACCAGGACCGCGAAATCGGCCGCTGCGCCCGAGGGGGCGGGCGGCACACACGACTCCCCGCACGGTGAGCTGACGGTCGTCCTCGGGCGCTCCGAGAAGACCGACGAGAGGCAGCTGGGGGGAAAGGCGGCCCGGCTCTCCGAGCTGATGGACGCGGGCCTGCCGGTACCGCCCGCCTTCTGTCTGACCACCGGCCTCTTCGAGCTGTTCCTCACCGAGAGTGGCTTGTCCGCCCGTATCAGGGGTCGCTCAGCCGAAGAGGTGCGCGCCCTCATCGCCGGCAGTGAGCTGCCGGCCCCGGTCCGCGATCCGGTGCTGGCCGCCTACGCCGAACTCGGCCGGCCGCGGGTGGCGGTACGCTCCTCGGCGGTCAAGGAGGACAGTGCAGGCCAGTCCTTCGCCGGCCAGCACGACACGGTTCTCGACATCGCCGGGGACGAGGCGCTGCTCGATGCGGTGAAGACCTGCTGGGCCTCGTTGTGGTCGGACCGTGCCGCGGTCTACCGCGAGCGCGCCGAGGACCCCGGCGCGATGGCGGTCGTCGTGCAGCAGATGATCCACCCCGACGCCGCAGGCGTCCTCTTCACCACCGACCCGACCAGCCGCGACCCGCACCGCATGGTGGTCGAGGCGTGCTGGGGACTCGGTGAGGGCCTGGTCGCCGGGCGGGTCACGGCCGACCTCTTCGTGGTCGACGACCGCACCCTGCAGGTCGTCGAGGAGCGGATCCGCCACAAGGTCACCAAGTGCGTGCCGTTGGAACCCGGCCGTGTCGGCATCGCCAAGGTGGACGCCGCTGCCCGTAACTCGCCCTGCCTGACGGCCGACCGTCTCACCGAACTTGCCGCCCTCGCGGTCAGGGTCCGCGAGTACTACGGCACCGAGCAGGACATCGAGTGGGTAGTGCAGGACGAACGGCTCCACCTGCTGCAAGCCCGTCCGATCACCACCGCGGCACCCGCCGCCGCTTCCCGCAGCCCGTACATCACCCCGGTCTCTCCTGAAATCTCCCGGAACACCCTGTGGTCCCGGATGGACATCGGGGAGATCTTCACCGGCGTGATGACCCCGTTGGGCCAGTCGTTCGCTCAGTACTACCAGATGAACGTGCACGCGGACTGTGCCTCGGCGGTCGGAGTCCGTGACCCGGGCCCGGTGGCGCTGCACATGGGCTACCTCCAAGGGCACGTCTACCTCAACATCTCCTACACCGCCTACATGCTCGGCCAGTGTCTGCCCACCCGCGACCAGCGTCATTTCACCGCCCGCTTCGTCAGCGAGGAGGTGGACCTGGCGGACTACCGCAACCCCTTCGGCCGCTTCCCCGGCGGCGCCGAGGACGTCAAGGCGCTGCTGTACTGGGCCAAGCACACCGCCAAGGAGATGGCGGGCATGAAGAAGCGGTCCAAGGAGATGGTCGCCGCCCGGCTGTACCAGTTCGACCGGGCTCGGCGGATCGATCTCGAGAGGCTCGACCGTCGTGAGCTGAACGCCGAACTCACCCGCCACCTGGGCTGGTTCCACGACATGCACGTCGGCTACATGCCGTACTACATCAATGCCTTCGGGTTCTACGGGGTACTGGCCGAGCTGTGCCCGAAGTGGCTGGGCAGCGCGGGCGAGAACCTGCAGAACCGCGTGAAGACCGACATGTCGAGCCTGCGCACCGTGGAGTCCGCGCGCGACCTGTGGGTGCTGGCTCAGGCCGCGAAGGACCGCCCGCGGGTGATGCGGATCATCCGGGAAAGTCCGCTGGAGCAGATCGTCGACAAGCTGCAGGGCGACCAGGAGGGCCGGGCGTTCTGGCACGACCACGTCGAGGAGTTCTTGCGGGTCAACGGCACCCGTGGCCGCCAGGAGATGGAGCTCACCCACCCGCGGTGGATCGACGACCCGTCCTACGTCTTCCAGATGATCCGTCGCTACGCCGAGGACGGTTTCTCCATCGACGAGATCCTCGAGCGCAGCCGCGCGTACCAGGACGGCGATGCCGCCACAGTGCTCCAACAACTGCCGGTCGCCAAGCGCAAGGTGATCGAGAAGGTCATCTCGTTGTACGTCCTGTGCAGCGAGTTGCGGGAGACCACCCGCATGTCGATGGTGACGTCCATCTGGCTGGTCAGGAACGTGGTGTACGAGGTGGGGCGACGCCTGGTGGAGGAGGGCGTGCTGCACTCCCTGGACGAGGTAGCCTTCGTCGACTTCGCCGATGTACTCCGCTATCTCGACAGCGACGTGGACGCCAGCGCCGTCTTCTCCCGGCAGCGGCTGGACGAAGCCCGGCGACTGGTCCGCCACCACGACCGGCTGCCGGAGCCGCCACTCACCATCATCGGCGAGTACGACCCTGCGCGGGCGCCGACCCGCGCCGCCGATTCCAGCGGTGCCGGGCGTGAACGCCTGGAGGGGCTGGGCGCCGGTCCCGGCCGGGTGGTCGGCCGGGCCCGGGTCATTGAGGACCTGGTCTGGCAGGCCGACGAGTTCAAGGCCGACGAGATCATCGTCGCCCGCTTCACCGACGCCTCCTGGACCCCGCTGTTCGCCATCGCCGGCGGGGTGGTCACGGACATCGGGTCGATGCTCTCCCACAGCTCCATTGTGGCCAGGGAGTTCAACGTGCCGTCGGTGGTCAACACCAAGCACGCGACCGAGCGGATCACGACGGGCGACCTCATAGCCGTGGACGGCGACGCCGGCGTCGTCGAGATCCTCGAGGACAAGGAGACAGAGCTGTGA
- a CDS encoding cyclopropane-fatty-acyl-phospholipid synthase family protein gives MDASTLTKIVRQRQIPLLVSLSRSLATPVYRAAFLATATRLGILKRLRARPCDLASLARAAGIDGDTDLLRRWLDIGVRTGELSWFDDCYRLRGRTAKALAGPRGDAVAAALEEVLRFHIPVMLDAPAMLKDGRRLQLGDQDGSVIARSTRVIQPFVEEAVRRVLDRRNPIRLLEVGCGNGTYVRYAAELNPRLSALAIDLQPDVAAEAAENMAVWGLAGRVETRQGDIRTLDLEPQFDLVTLHNNIYYFPVEERTAVLRHARSLLAPGGKLLLTTSCQGGGLSLEVLNLWFSYAEFGGPLPHADELLAQLADAGFADVAAHTLIPGEQFRAFVGTNQPARRSAAQVLTAKE, from the coding sequence ATGGACGCATCGACTCTGACCAAGATCGTCAGGCAACGTCAGATCCCACTGCTCGTCTCGCTGAGCCGCAGCCTTGCCACCCCGGTCTACCGTGCCGCCTTTCTCGCCACTGCGACCCGCCTGGGCATCCTCAAACGCCTCCGGGCCCGGCCCTGCGACCTGGCGAGCCTGGCCCGGGCAGCGGGCATCGACGGTGACACCGACCTGCTCCGTCGCTGGCTGGACATCGGGGTGCGGACCGGCGAACTCTCCTGGTTCGACGACTGCTACCGACTGCGAGGACGCACCGCCAAGGCACTGGCCGGCCCCCGCGGCGACGCCGTCGCAGCCGCCCTGGAGGAGGTGCTGCGCTTCCACATCCCGGTCATGCTGGACGCCCCCGCCATGCTCAAGGACGGCCGGCGGCTGCAACTCGGCGACCAGGACGGCTCGGTCATCGCCCGTTCCACTCGGGTGATCCAGCCGTTCGTGGAGGAGGCCGTCCGCCGTGTGCTCGACCGCCGTAACCCGATCCGTCTGCTCGAGGTCGGCTGCGGCAACGGCACCTACGTCCGCTACGCCGCGGAACTCAACCCCCGGCTGAGCGCACTTGCCATAGACCTGCAGCCCGACGTCGCTGCCGAGGCCGCAGAGAACATGGCGGTGTGGGGGCTGGCCGGGCGAGTCGAGACCCGGCAGGGCGACATCCGCACACTCGACCTGGAGCCGCAGTTCGACCTGGTGACCCTGCACAACAACATCTACTACTTTCCCGTGGAGGAGCGCACCGCCGTGCTGCGGCACGCCAGGTCGCTCCTCGCGCCGGGCGGAAAGCTGCTGCTCACCACCTCTTGCCAGGGCGGCGGGCTGAGCCTGGAAGTGCTCAACCTGTGGTTCAGCTACGCCGAGTTCGGCGGGCCGCTGCCGCACGCCGACGAACTCCTCGCGCAGCTGGCCGACGCCGGCTTCGCCGATGTCGCCGCGCACACCCTGATCCCCGGTGAACAGTTCCGCGCCTTCGTGGGCACCAACCAGCCCGCCCGCCGATCCGCGGCCCAGGTCCTGACAGCCAAGGAGTGA
- a CDS encoding thioesterase II family protein, translating into MPVTERAVTATGQRLPERWFHGDSRPRSGAVRMICFPHAGGTPSVYHDWAARLGERVQVVAVLLPGRGLRMSEEPYRVMASLAQDAAEALLGCGLADNYVLFGHSMGALLAYETACRLRVLGAREPKHLFVSGSRAPHHYGVPMRRSLDDDGLRRLVAELGGLGADEAMGRAYLERRLPVLRADLAACENYRWEPRAPLNCPMTAFSAAGDPIATTEQMDAWREYTDGSLLRRHLPGGHFYLTGPSRLRLLRELRAELDRVAPLRAPEALTTTRT; encoded by the coding sequence GTGCCGGTCACTGAACGAGCCGTCACAGCAACCGGGCAGCGGCTCCCGGAGCGCTGGTTCCACGGGGACAGCAGACCACGGTCGGGTGCGGTACGCATGATCTGCTTCCCGCATGCGGGCGGCACCCCGTCGGTCTACCACGACTGGGCCGCCCGACTGGGAGAGCGGGTCCAGGTGGTGGCCGTGCTCCTGCCCGGCCGGGGTCTGCGGATGAGCGAGGAGCCGTACCGCGTGATGGCGTCGCTCGCCCAGGACGCCGCGGAGGCTCTGCTGGGGTGCGGACTCGCCGACAACTACGTGCTGTTCGGGCACAGTATGGGAGCTCTCCTCGCCTACGAGACGGCGTGTCGGCTACGCGTGCTCGGTGCCCGGGAGCCGAAGCACCTGTTCGTCTCGGGCAGCCGGGCCCCCCACCATTACGGCGTGCCGATGCGCCGCTCGCTGGACGACGACGGGCTGCGCCGCCTGGTGGCCGAACTCGGCGGACTCGGCGCGGACGAGGCCATGGGCCGGGCCTACCTGGAACGCCGACTGCCGGTACTGCGTGCCGACCTGGCCGCCTGTGAGAACTACCGGTGGGAGCCCAGGGCGCCGCTGAACTGCCCGATGACCGCCTTCTCCGCGGCCGGCGACCCGATCGCCACCACCGAACAAATGGACGCCTGGCGGGAGTACACCGATGGCTCTTTGCTGCGCAGACACCTGCCGGGCGGCCACTTCTATCTCACCGGTCCCTCCCGCCTTCGTCTGCTGCGCGAGCTGCGCGCCGAACTCGACCGCGTCGCCCCGCTTCGGGCCCCCGAAGCGCTGACCACCACCCGGACGTGA